The Brachyspira aalborgi genome has a segment encoding these proteins:
- a CDS encoding DUF2225 domain-containing protein, whose amino-acid sequence MSGEEVKVSYFEKNPRVCPVCETEFYHEMLLTGGGRLIAGELRNDLRRTYEKSKKYGAVYPLIYVVVVCPNCLYASFNEDFSILNKKFVDDILSTKELRRKYMEEFFGDEIDFEKNRDLYSGAASYFLALDGYLYHDKEVAPTLKKALSSLRLSWVLEDLSAIAPEENYDRLIPFFQYKASELYAEAIEFMQNGKESFDKIKSFGPDIDNNFGYEGMLYMGALLGFDSSKFIPDPNVKANTLVQAKRKISKVFGSGKSSKSKPSALLEKIKELHTNITEELNSINETYGINLN is encoded by the coding sequence ATGAGTGGCGAAGAAGTAAAAGTATCTTATTTTGAAAAAAATCCGAGAGTTTGTCCCGTATGCGAAACTGAATTTTATCATGAAATGCTTCTTACGGGCGGCGGAAGATTAATAGCGGGAGAGTTAAGAAACGACTTAAGAAGAACTTACGAGAAAAGCAAAAAATACGGAGCGGTTTATCCTTTAATATATGTCGTTGTAGTTTGTCCGAATTGTTTATACGCTTCATTTAACGAAGACTTTTCAATTCTTAATAAAAAATTTGTAGACGATATTTTATCAACAAAAGAGTTGAGAAGAAAATATATGGAAGAGTTTTTTGGAGATGAGATTGATTTTGAAAAAAACAGAGATTTATATTCGGGAGCGGCGAGTTATTTTTTAGCGCTTGACGGATATTTATATCATGATAAAGAAGTCGCTCCGACTCTTAAAAAAGCTCTCTCTTCTTTAAGATTAAGTTGGGTTTTGGAAGATTTATCGGCTATAGCGCCTGAAGAAAATTACGATAGATTGATTCCTTTCTTTCAATATAAGGCGAGCGAATTGTATGCAGAAGCTATAGAGTTTATGCAAAATGGTAAAGAAAGTTTTGATAAAATAAAATCTTTTGGACCAGATATTGACAATAATTTTGGATACGAAGGAATGCTTTATATGGGAGCTTTGCTTGGTTTTGACTCTTCAAAGTTTATTCCCGACCCTAATGTTAAGGCAAATACTTTAGTTCAAGCTAAAAGAAAAATAAGCAAAGTATTCGGTTCGGGGAAAAGTAGTAAATCTAAACCTTCCGCATTGCTTGAAAAGATTAAAGAATTGCATACAAATATAACTGAAGAATTAAATTCTATAAACGAAACTTACGGAATAAACTTGAATTAA
- a CDS encoding GldG family protein: MSNKKFNLKILMLASWVLLFFAWIFFYAVTQRPTITFLIVLSISAIITIITVILERKSIITLFRMRFVHKAFFGILSLIIILAILVGLYIISVNFPLRFDLTQNKSYTVSQQTMDILSRIDNPLSIVVLRSPSSDPTSSDWRADLLLEQYKRINKHIIVEYINPIEKPSAKSKYQMTQVGEIVFTYGQNKQVRIYRKDLTSQSKVTSEPLFVGEEKFTQAIYTLLEQESSVIYFTVGHGERQLQDRGGEGLSFVKTYLENENYKVRELNIILENIPTDASLLIIASPIEKFSNFEIEKLNNYIKTGGKLLVLYDSFMDRNAFNSNLDIFLREWGFYTRNDYIIDASSSVVIPVNIVPQYTAHPITQTLKEGNVFACLVVARSVRAGENKYNGVFENIITTTPQGYAKREATFDLSRARFNPQTDIAGPVPLGISGTYEIEGRENPARIVVFGDSTFALNAYINPEQGQSVDIAFAGNKDLFMNTVAYLLEARQKITIRPKEASVRNLTLTTTQTNFIRYVAQIGLPCLFGILGILIWFFRRR; this comes from the coding sequence ATGTCTAATAAAAAATTTAATTTAAAAATTCTTATGCTTGCATCTTGGGTATTATTATTTTTCGCATGGATATTTTTCTATGCGGTTACTCAAAGACCTACGATTACATTTTTGATTGTTCTTTCAATATCTGCAATAATCACAATTATAACGGTAATACTTGAGAGAAAAAGCATAATAACTCTTTTTAGAATGCGTTTCGTTCATAAAGCGTTTTTCGGAATATTGTCTTTAATTATAATATTGGCTATACTTGTAGGTTTGTATATAATAAGCGTTAATTTTCCTTTAAGATTTGATTTAACTCAAAATAAATCTTATACTGTTTCGCAACAGACTATGGATATATTATCAAGAATAGATAATCCGCTTTCTATAGTAGTTTTGCGTTCGCCAAGTTCCGACCCGACTTCTTCCGATTGGAGAGCCGATTTATTATTAGAACAATATAAAAGAATAAATAAACATATAATAGTCGAATATATAAATCCTATAGAAAAACCTTCGGCAAAAAGCAAATATCAAATGACTCAAGTCGGAGAAATAGTTTTTACTTACGGACAAAATAAACAGGTTAGAATATACAGAAAAGATTTAACTTCGCAATCAAAAGTTACTTCAGAGCCTTTATTTGTCGGAGAGGAAAAATTTACTCAAGCAATATACACTTTATTAGAGCAGGAATCTTCCGTTATATATTTTACAGTTGGGCATGGCGAAAGGCAATTGCAAGATAGAGGCGGAGAAGGACTTTCTTTCGTTAAAACTTATTTGGAAAATGAAAATTATAAAGTTAGAGAATTAAATATTATTCTTGAAAATATTCCAACTGACGCTTCGCTTTTAATTATAGCCTCGCCTATAGAAAAATTTAGCAATTTTGAAATAGAAAAATTAAATAATTATATAAAAACGGGCGGAAAATTACTCGTTTTATACGACAGCTTTATGGATAGAAACGCTTTTAACAGCAATTTGGATATATTTTTAAGAGAGTGGGGATTTTATACAAGAAACGATTATATAATAGACGCATCTTCAAGCGTTGTAATTCCAGTTAATATAGTTCCTCAATATACGGCGCATCCGATAACTCAAACCTTAAAAGAGGGAAATGTTTTTGCATGTTTGGTTGTGGCAAGGAGCGTTCGAGCGGGAGAAAATAAATATAACGGCGTTTTTGAAAATATTATAACCACTACTCCTCAAGGATACGCAAAGAGAGAAGCGACTTTCGATTTATCGAGAGCGAGATTCAATCCTCAAACGGATATTGCGGGACCAGTGCCGTTGGGAATTAGCGGAACTTACGAAATAGAAGGCAGAGAAAATCCCGCGAGAATTGTAGTTTTTGGAGATTCCACTTTTGCGTTAAACGCTTACATAAATCCCGAGCAAGGGCAATCCGTAGATATAGCTTTTGCGGGAAATAAAGATTTGTTTATGAATACTGTCGCTTATCTTTTGGAAGCGAGACAAAAAATAACTATTAGACCCAAAGAGGCGAGCGTTAGAAACCTTACTTTAACGACTACTCAAACTAATTTTATAAGATATGTCGCTCAAATCGGTTTGCCTTGTTTATTTGGAATTTTGGGAATTCTTATATGGTTTTTTAGAAGAAGATAA
- a CDS encoding NADH-quinone oxidoreductase subunit L — protein MNKIKELYKNYGYYINYILLVALNGFTSILNYISSIYINRSLSISDFAYYNGIINIYSIIILTVSSFSYYIMHNYENEEDAKRYWANGYFIAIIIFVVFVFSIPLIDILFNIKNYKAMFLISIAIFISVFTIVSQSILKINNYIGYDYMASFISTLFGKIILLAIFIITGLSLEKSIICVLVSCLIYFIIHIFELKKKNLPYYAEIKNLKKYFSVKDLSDFKNYIINVVIINFIFNWISLNDVLMANRYLDKLSAGYYSTIALIIKMFFYIGAPIAAVMFSYILISMKNKNKDREKKVLYYSIILYSLASLFLSAFLIIFAKQIILIQFTERYEAIIPLIPKAALFGFSLGFAVLTFNYGLAYKLFYPFYGYLIIFAYVYFSLRNGERTFERFIFIMTVFYLILFIYNLLIIIFHRIFLLKNKIY, from the coding sequence ATGAATAAAATAAAAGAATTATATAAAAATTACGGATATTATATTAATTATATTTTATTGGTTGCATTAAACGGTTTTACAAGTATCTTAAATTATATCTCTTCAATTTATATAAATAGAAGTTTATCAATATCCGATTTTGCATATTATAACGGAATAATAAATATATATTCTATAATAATTTTAACCGTTTCAAGTTTCAGTTATTATATAATGCATAATTACGAAAACGAAGAAGATGCAAAAAGATATTGGGCAAACGGATATTTTATAGCGATTATAATTTTTGTAGTTTTTGTTTTTTCAATTCCTTTAATCGATATTTTATTTAACATAAAAAATTATAAGGCTATGTTTTTAATTTCTATAGCAATTTTTATAAGCGTTTTTACTATAGTTTCGCAGTCGATTTTAAAGATTAATAATTATATCGGCTACGATTACATGGCAAGTTTTATATCCACATTGTTTGGAAAAATAATTTTGCTTGCGATTTTTATAATAACGGGATTAAGTTTAGAAAAATCTATTATATGCGTTTTAGTTTCTTGCTTAATTTATTTTATAATTCATATTTTTGAATTAAAGAAAAAAAATCTTCCGTATTATGCAGAAATAAAAAATTTAAAAAAATATTTTTCGGTTAAAGATTTGTCGGATTTTAAAAATTATATAATAAATGTCGTTATAATTAATTTTATATTTAATTGGATTTCTTTAAACGATGTTCTTATGGCAAATAGATATTTAGATAAATTAAGCGCGGGATATTATTCGACAATTGCTTTAATAATAAAAATGTTTTTCTATATCGGAGCGCCTATAGCCGCCGTTATGTTTTCTTATATTTTAATTTCAATGAAAAATAAAAATAAAGATAGAGAGAAAAAAGTTTTATATTATTCGATTATATTATATTCTTTGGCGTCTTTATTTTTGTCGGCTTTTTTAATAATATTTGCAAAACAGATAATATTAATTCAATTTACAGAAAGATACGAAGCGATTATTCCGTTAATTCCAAAAGCGGCGCTATTCGGTTTTTCTTTAGGTTTTGCAGTTTTGACTTTTAATTATGGACTTGCATATAAATTATTCTATCCTTTTTACGGTTATTTAATAATTTTCGCCTATGTTTATTTTAGCTTGAGAAACGGCGAGAGGACATTTGAGAGATTTATATTTATAATGACTGTGTTTTATTTGATTTTATTTATTTACAATCTTTTAATTATAATATTTCATAGAATATTTTTACTAAAAAATAAAATCTATTAA
- a CDS encoding LptF/LptG family permease: MKKLNFYLLSEFLTLFFGSLFLFVVLVTIADLSSKLSYYTEHSEYMRYFIIYHVARIPHNMYYIFPVALMFSSTYVLGTFVKNKEMLAVQNSGISLFRFSSPVFIIVILLCLLLVIFWQYVAAPANKISFEADDIGRGRQKSEESGVWNIFGGNRYVYFIDNYSYSGQYMTNAIIIKLKEGGGIETRISSPCIKWDDNDKKWYVENGILSKFGDKNEITVEVIKNYPLDVLERPEHLSQKPILDTLSLTESLRLIKLRKEIHMSTALLETDLHYRISYCFSGFIIVLLASLFSKFSTHSVLVVSLVMVIVVALLYYSILMIFRSMGDGGTINPLIAAWMPNIIFAFLCLVAFKKFY; the protein is encoded by the coding sequence ATGAAAAAGTTGAATTTTTATCTTTTATCGGAATTCCTTACTCTTTTTTTCGGCTCTTTATTTTTATTCGTAGTTTTAGTAACTATTGCCGATTTAAGCAGTAAATTATCCTATTATACTGAACATTCTGAGTATATGAGATATTTTATAATTTATCATGTGGCAAGAATTCCGCATAATATGTATTATATATTTCCAGTAGCGCTTATGTTTTCTTCGACTTATGTTTTGGGAACTTTTGTAAAAAATAAAGAGATGCTTGCAGTTCAAAATTCGGGAATAAGTTTATTTAGATTTTCTTCTCCCGTTTTTATAATCGTTATACTTTTATGTTTATTGCTAGTTATATTTTGGCAATATGTGGCAGCTCCAGCAAATAAAATTTCTTTTGAAGCGGACGATATTGGAAGAGGACGACAGAAAAGCGAGGAGAGTGGAGTTTGGAATATTTTTGGCGGTAATAGATATGTTTATTTTATAGATAATTATTCTTATAGCGGGCAGTATATGACTAACGCTATAATAATAAAATTAAAAGAAGGCGGCGGAATAGAAACTAGAATATCATCGCCTTGTATAAAATGGGACGATAACGATAAAAAATGGTATGTAGAAAATGGAATATTAAGTAAGTTTGGCGATAAAAATGAGATAACGGTTGAAGTGATTAAAAATTATCCTCTCGATGTGTTGGAAAGACCTGAACATTTAAGTCAGAAACCGATTTTAGACACTTTAAGTTTAACGGAATCGTTAAGATTAATTAAACTTCGCAAAGAGATTCATATGAGCACGGCGCTTTTGGAAACAGATTTGCATTATAGAATATCTTATTGTTTTTCGGGCTTTATTATCGTTCTTCTTGCATCGCTATTTTCAAAATTTTCAACTCATAGCGTATTGGTTGTAAGTTTGGTTATGGTTATAGTTGTCGCTTTGCTTTATTATTCTATTCTCATGATATTTCGTTCAATGGGAGATGGCGGAACTATAAACCCTTTAATTGCCGCTTGGATGCCGAATATTATATTCGCTTTTCTTTGTTTAGTGGCTTTTAAGAAGTTTTATTAA
- a CDS encoding Crp/Fnr family transcriptional regulator, whose protein sequence is MDNNISSHTKKYDTDDIIFLEFEKGDKFYMVQSGSVKIMKVIKDVEKLLNIVYPGDFFGEMAILEGTTRSASAIANEPTVLLELQKENFQTVLANNTEMALKLSKMFAKRIFDSKRRLLILQLNETELRIYDCLLLLAELQNINREDYNSPQELKATINDIANWCAIKPIEVQKVLKLKAGKIDIKKDTIFVKNLKEIQRQIDVKRKKSYNI, encoded by the coding sequence ATGGATAATAATATATCTTCGCATACAAAGAAATACGATACTGACGATATTATATTTTTGGAATTTGAAAAAGGCGATAAATTTTATATGGTTCAAAGCGGTTCGGTTAAAATAATGAAAGTAATTAAAGATGTTGAAAAACTTCTTAATATAGTTTACCCTGGAGATTTTTTTGGAGAGATGGCGATTTTGGAAGGCACTACAAGAAGCGCTTCGGCAATAGCTAACGAGCCTACGGTTTTACTAGAATTACAAAAAGAAAATTTTCAAACAGTTCTTGCAAATAATACGGAAATGGCTCTTAAACTTTCAAAAATGTTTGCAAAAAGAATATTCGATTCAAAAAGAAGACTTTTGATACTGCAATTAAACGAAACAGAGTTAAGAATATACGATTGTTTATTGCTTCTTGCCGAACTTCAAAATATAAATAGAGAAGATTATAATAGTCCTCAAGAATTGAAAGCGACTATAAACGATATTGCAAATTGGTGCGCGATAAAACCGATTGAAGTTCAAAAAGTTTTGAAATTGAAAGCGGGAAAAATAGATATAAAAAAAGATACTATATTCGTTAAGAATTTAAAAGAGATTCAAAGACAGATAGATGTAAAGAGAAAAAAGTCTTATAATATTTAA
- a CDS encoding alpha-1,2-fucosyltransferase has protein sequence MPNERLKKYLNDIVWWIPSRKLRDFIRELVDTILEIKEQNDILLKLLAQNNNLEYIIIKMTGGFADQLYLYRVGYSIEKLYGKKVLYDISWYNYNGKDDIGKYNRNFEILNIFEDFSFKIASKNIISIAKSCYFIEGYKYKNIDITDIIKYNKFIYCDNGVWRASIKQLDFNEIFDLDKYILPKLDNDNKKIYEDIKNCKHSVACHVRRNDYLKVNYRRYSLDENYFIKAIEKINKQIRQKLKIYFFSDDMDWVKEKLIPLVKDKYDYLAVDINDNDKGYFDFYLISNCKYQIASEGRFCETAHIFNKYQNKILITPNDIDKKYFR, from the coding sequence ATGCCTAACGAAAGATTAAAAAAATACTTAAACGATATTGTCTGGTGGATACCGTCAAGAAAATTGAGAGATTTTATTAGAGAATTAGTAGATACAATTTTAGAAATCAAAGAACAAAATGATATTTTATTAAAATTATTAGCTCAAAATAATAATCTTGAATACATAATTATAAAAATGACTGGCGGATTTGCTGACCAACTTTATTTATATAGAGTTGGATATTCTATTGAAAAATTATATGGAAAGAAAGTTTTATATGATATTTCTTGGTATAATTATAATGGAAAAGATGATATCGGTAAATATAATCGTAATTTTGAAATTTTAAATATATTTGAAGATTTTTCTTTTAAAATCGCTTCTAAAAATATAATATCAATCGCTAAAAGTTGTTATTTTATAGAAGGGTATAAATATAAAAATATTGATATAACGGATATAATTAAGTATAACAAATTTATTTATTGCGATAATGGAGTTTGGAGAGCAAGTATAAAACAATTAGATTTTAACGAAATATTTGATTTAGACAAATATATTCTTCCAAAATTAGATAACGACAATAAAAAGATTTACGAAGATATTAAAAATTGTAAACATTCTGTAGCCTGTCATGTAAGAAGAAACGATTATTTAAAAGTAAATTATAGACGATATAGTTTAGACGAAAATTATTTTATAAAAGCGATTGAAAAAATCAATAAACAAATTAGACAAAAATTAAAAATATATTTCTTTTCTGACGATATGGATTGGGTAAAAGAAAAATTAATTCCTTTAGTGAAAGATAAATACGATTATTTGGCAGTAGATATAAACGACAACGATAAAGGATATTTCGATTTTTATTTAATAAGCAATTGCAAATATCAAATCGCTTCAGAAGGAAGATTTTGCGAAACCGCTCATATATTCAATAAATATCAAAATAAAATTCTCATAACTCCAAATGATATAGATAAAAAATATTTTAGATAA
- a CDS encoding STAS domain-containing protein, translating to MAIEFYDGYISIVIESNLVLPEEIKKFVEDCEEACSIRMPAVVLDMRNVKEINSAGISKILKLYKDLQSIKIKLFMVNVDESINQIFKDLMLFALIKTFDNTKEFLL from the coding sequence TTGGCTATAGAATTTTATGACGGATATATATCTATAGTTATAGAATCCAATCTCGTTTTGCCTGAAGAAATAAAAAAATTCGTAGAAGATTGCGAAGAAGCTTGTTCGATAAGAATGCCCGCAGTCGTTTTGGATATGCGAAATGTTAAAGAAATAAACAGCGCGGGAATATCAAAAATTCTCAAATTATACAAAGATTTACAATCTATAAAAATAAAATTATTTATGGTTAATGTAGACGAATCTATCAATCAAATTTTTAAGGATTTAATGCTATTTGCTCTTATTAAAACTTTTGATAATACAAAAGAATTTTTATTATAA
- a CDS encoding cyclic nucleotide-binding domain-containing protein, with product MQTRVYQAGSVVYFAGDKSDRVYILKEGKAQSIFLSEETGYEAREAINVGEFFGVKSLLGDYPQEDTVQCLSDCVVIIITYEEFENLVAKNKSIIIKMLRVFSNQLRRLNKKVNKLVEKAEDEEETNQLEGLYNIGEFYFKNQKYKDALYAYKRYFQYADENSAFYHTVENKIKACKEKLNITDDSDIAPPLDIINENNFSNNDINNEDYNKALELYDNGDYINSIKLFNALLKNENETITENSIFYMGKCYYNIDKYDNASSILLSAIKKYPKSQNVKEAILFLGKACEKTGDKEKAKAYYQKAASMPPNDNISKEAEENISKL from the coding sequence ATGCAAACAAGAGTATATCAAGCTGGTTCTGTGGTATATTTTGCTGGCGACAAATCCGATAGAGTTTATATATTAAAAGAAGGAAAAGCTCAAAGTATATTTTTATCGGAAGAAACGGGATATGAAGCAAGAGAGGCTATAAATGTTGGAGAATTTTTTGGAGTAAAAAGTCTGCTTGGAGATTATCCTCAAGAAGATACAGTTCAATGTTTAAGCGATTGTGTCGTTATAATTATTACTTACGAAGAATTTGAAAATTTAGTGGCTAAAAATAAATCTATAATAATAAAAATGTTAAGAGTATTTTCAAATCAGCTTAGAAGATTAAATAAAAAAGTAAATAAACTTGTAGAAAAAGCGGAAGATGAAGAAGAGACTAATCAGTTAGAAGGATTATACAATATCGGAGAATTTTATTTTAAAAATCAAAAATATAAAGACGCTTTATACGCTTATAAAAGATATTTTCAATATGCGGATGAAAATTCGGCTTTCTATCATACGGTTGAAAATAAAATAAAAGCCTGCAAAGAAAAATTAAATATAACGGACGACAGCGATATAGCTCCGCCTCTCGATATTATTAATGAAAATAATTTTTCTAATAACGATATTAACAACGAAGATTATAATAAGGCTTTAGAATTATACGATAACGGCGATTATATTAATTCTATAAAATTATTTAACGCTTTGCTGAAAAACGAAAATGAAACTATAACGGAAAATTCTATATTTTATATGGGAAAATGTTATTATAATATAGATAAATACGACAACGCTTCTTCAATTTTACTTTCGGCAATAAAAAAATATCCGAAATCTCAAAATGTAAAAGAGGCTATACTTTTTTTAGGTAAAGCATGCGAAAAAACGGGAGATAAAGAAAAAGCGAAAGCGTATTATCAAAAAGCGGCGTCAATGCCTCCTAATGATAATATTTCAAAAGAAGCGGAAGAAAATATATCAAAACTTTAA
- a CDS encoding proline--tRNA ligase, which produces MRLSKLFMPTLKEAPNDAIIASNKLMIRAGLARKISNGLYSYLPLGVRVLNKISNIIREEMNAIGSNECIMPLLVSKTLLTPSGRWERFKKELFRLKDRNDIDMAMGPTHEEAFTITAKNEIQSYKDLPLILYQIETKFRDEIRPRYGVIRSKEFIMKDAYSFNMTKESLDKSYNDMSKAYTKIFKRMGLNTVSVKADSGAMGGEGSEEFMVLSEVGEETIIFCSKCDYRANVEKAEVKAEEIAKHYTDKNLEEVYTPNIKTINDLEKFFNTTADNFIKTILYKTEENEIIAVIIRGDLEINETKLSNSLGGLEIELANEETVKEITGAKVGFASPIGLKKKIKIYADYSIKSISDAIVGGNKDDTHIKNVNVERDIKADICGDFREAKEGDKCPQCGEKLYQKKGLELGHIFKLGDKYTKAFDFKVLDENNKEVFPIMGCYGIGLNRTLASIIEQNYDDKGIIFPITVAPYEVVIIAVDKEGENSFNKAIEIYNSLNSIGIETLFDDRNLRLGVKLNDCDLTGIPMRIIIGKKSLEKGIVEFKLRNSTQSEEIKIDDIVEYVKNKKEELFNEINRSKK; this is translated from the coding sequence ATGCGTTTATCCAAACTCTTTATGCCGACTTTAAAAGAAGCGCCAAACGATGCGATTATAGCGTCAAATAAATTAATGATTAGAGCGGGCTTGGCGAGAAAAATATCAAACGGTTTATATTCGTATTTGCCTTTGGGAGTTAGAGTATTAAATAAAATTTCAAATATTATAAGAGAAGAAATGAACGCCATAGGTTCAAACGAATGCATAATGCCTTTGCTTGTTTCAAAAACTTTGTTAACTCCTTCAGGAAGATGGGAAAGATTCAAAAAAGAATTATTTAGATTAAAAGATAGAAACGATATTGATATGGCAATGGGACCGACTCATGAAGAAGCTTTTACGATTACCGCTAAAAATGAAATTCAATCATATAAAGATTTGCCTTTAATATTATATCAAATAGAAACAAAATTTAGAGATGAAATTAGACCGCGCTATGGAGTTATTCGTTCAAAAGAATTTATTATGAAAGACGCTTACTCTTTTAATATGACAAAAGAATCTTTAGATAAAAGTTATAACGATATGAGTAAAGCTTATACAAAAATTTTTAAGAGAATGGGATTAAATACCGTGAGCGTAAAAGCCGACAGCGGAGCTATGGGCGGAGAAGGAAGCGAAGAGTTTATGGTTTTAAGCGAAGTTGGAGAAGAAACAATAATTTTTTGTTCAAAATGCGATTATCGCGCAAATGTAGAAAAAGCGGAAGTTAAAGCGGAAGAGATTGCAAAACATTATACCGATAAAAATTTAGAAGAAGTTTATACTCCAAATATAAAAACGATTAACGATTTGGAAAAATTTTTTAATACTACTGCGGATAATTTTATTAAAACGATTTTATACAAAACGGAAGAAAACGAAATTATAGCGGTTATCATAAGAGGAGATTTGGAAATTAACGAAACAAAATTATCAAACTCTTTGGGCGGACTTGAAATAGAATTAGCAAACGAAGAAACAGTTAAAGAAATTACGGGAGCTAAAGTAGGATTTGCATCGCCTATAGGATTAAAAAAGAAAATTAAAATATACGCCGATTATTCAATTAAATCTATTTCGGATGCTATAGTCGGAGGAAATAAAGACGATACTCATATAAAAAATGTAAATGTTGAAAGAGATATTAAAGCGGATATTTGTGGAGATTTTAGAGAGGCAAAAGAAGGAGATAAATGTCCTCAATGTGGAGAAAAATTATACCAAAAAAAAGGTTTGGAATTAGGACATATTTTTAAATTGGGCGACAAATATACTAAAGCTTTTGATTTTAAAGTATTAGACGAAAATAATAAAGAAGTTTTTCCAATAATGGGTTGCTATGGAATTGGATTAAATAGAACTTTGGCTTCTATTATAGAACAAAATTATGACGATAAAGGAATAATTTTTCCGATAACAGTAGCGCCTTACGAAGTTGTAATAATTGCCGTTGATAAAGAAGGAGAAAATTCTTTTAATAAAGCTATTGAAATTTATAATTCGCTTAATTCTATTGGAATTGAAACTTTATTTGACGATAGAAATTTAAGACTCGGCGTAAAATTGAACGATTGCGATTTAACAGGAATTCCAATGAGAATAATTATAGGAAAAAAATCATTAGAAAAAGGAATTGTTGAGTTTAAATTAAGAAATTCCACACAAAGCGAAGAGATTAAAATTGACGATATTGTTGAATATGTTAAAAATAAAAAAGAAGAATTATTTAATGAAATTAATCGAAGTAAAAAATAA